The segment GACACATGCATGTCTTATGTGACACGCAtacacccgtgtgtgtgtgtgcgcgcgcatctTACATGGCCTGCAGGTCGCTTCCCTCCAGCGTTGGGGGGTCCCACACATGCAGCTTGACCTTCCAAAGCTTGATCTGCTGGTCCCAGGAGCGGCGGCTGTACTTCTTAAACTTGTTTGGGGTGCGGGGGTGGGTGCCAGGCTGGCGCAGATGtctgggggaggcagggcatTTTAGAAAAGGAGGCATTTCAGAGTTTATTGACGGTATTAGTGACATGAAAGGCGTATGTGACCCCACACAAGCCATTATAAAACTCAAAAATACAGCCTTCGATTCCTCACTTCCTGAATGATCTCTGAATGGACATGATGCAATACATTGTAATTGCTTCTCTGGAGTTGCTACTAAATCAGCCGTTTTTTGTTTTACTAGATCAGGCCTATACGGAGAAATGTTTTTAGATCACTCCTGACCACATCAATACCAGTGTGTGTTACATGAGTACTGTTTCAGTCTGTGTGCGGTGTTTcagtctgtgtgctgtgtttcagTCTGCGTGCTGTGTTTCAGTCTGCGTGCTGTGTTTCAGTCTGCGTGCTGTGTTTCAGTCTGCGTGCTGTGTTTCAGTCTGCGTGCTGTGTTTCAGTCTGCGTGCTGTGTTTCAGTCTGCGTGCTGTGTTTCAGTCTGCCTGCAGTGTTTCAGTCTGCCTGCAGTGTTTCAGTCTGCCTGCAGTGTTTCAGTCTGCCTGCAGTGTTTCAGTCTGCGTGCAGTGTTTCAGTCTGCGTGCAGTGTTTCAGTCTGCATGCAGTGTTTCAGTCTGCATGCAGTGTTTCAGTCTGCATGCAGTGTTTCAGTCTGCATGCAGTGTTTCAGTCTTGTATGCAGTCCTCGAGGAAGAGTAGATCCTGTGAAGAGTGACCGGGGGTCCCGTTAGGACGTACCTGGGCACTTCCTTGATGTAGCGGTCGTAAGCCAGGGTGTTTTTGCCGTAGCTTATCTGCTTCTGTCTCCTCAGTAGCACCGACTCGTCCGTTTCCATCTCTCCTGCAGGGACAGGAGATTCACGAGAGTccgagctggaagagggagaggcgaCAAAGAAACAAACGATGATCTCACGGGAAAAAACGATGAGCGTGCGCCAACGCGACCACGCACAGAATAAGCCTGTCCACCGGTAATCCCACCCATCCATTCTTCTTCCCTACCTTTCAGTGGAGGCCTTCCGTTCCCTCTGAGAGAACTCAGCCGTCAGAATCCTCCTCCTGTAACTGAAAACAACACCACCTTAAAGTCGGCCGAGTCGTCGAGTGTCCATGCCGGAGCCCCAGTTGACAAAGAGGCGGTTGCGTGTGCATTCAGGCGCACTGTGTGCAATGCTAACCGTTGCATGTCGCGCCGTACGCTGGACCTCATCTCGTGCTCGTCCACCTCGGAGCCCCAGTCGGCACAGCGAGACATGGGTCCCTCTCCTTCTGGGGTGGTgaagctggggggaggggggagacagtcagGGTCTCATTAGCATTAAAGCCATCTGGTCTTCCTCTGTCTATTGTTCTGTGGCACTTCCTtcaaggagtagcgtcacacatatgtgattctgaacattccaaccgactattttccgatagacaaaaactatatgacaaacgctatagtatggcttcaaaatttacaattaggaggctaacaagtaacactagcaggt is part of the Osmerus eperlanus chromosome 13, fOsmEpe2.1, whole genome shotgun sequence genome and harbors:
- the slbp gene encoding histone RNA hairpin-binding protein, producing the protein MSYRHGTRHTDADFNGDENRNKGPSKWSNCRKRGADGSLRPHVEPEPTDEKERIHENSDGRPSSFTTPEGEGPMSRCADWGSEVDEHEMRSSVRRDMQRYRRRILTAEFSQRERKASTESSDSRESPVPAGEMETDESVLLRRQKQISYGKNTLAYDRYIKEVPRHLRQPGTHPRTPNKFKKYSRRSWDQQIKLWKVKLHVWDPPTLEGSDLQAIEELDLGDVMDIQLDVDFPGSSDSSTPCSKVSKASEDSCLGTPSKMMKTDPELDLA